From a region of the Zingiber officinale cultivar Zhangliang chromosome 4B, Zo_v1.1, whole genome shotgun sequence genome:
- the LOC121975794 gene encoding zinc finger CCCH domain-containing protein 24-like, with translation MNCLTVEIDEKSSNLLELAANNDAEAFRRSIEHEPFAIDEVGLWYGRRKGSNRMVLEHRTPLMVASTYGSVDVLKFIVSLPSVDINRGTDPDRTTALHCAASGGSFDAVDAVKILLAAGADPTLLDAHGNRPADVVVVPPKLPDAKDALEQLLGGSTNFMDGEEDHHTLPICVATASLNPESSALSLSPDDDASLLSNSISSPSMAKFPELPRVAISERKEYPIDPSLPDIKNSIYATDDFRMFSFKIRPCSRAYSHDWTECPFVHPGENARRRDPRKYHYSCVPCPEFRKGACRRGDMCDYAHGVFECWLHPAQYRTRPCKDGTSCARRVCFFAHTNEELRPLYMSTGSAMPSPRSSSSAAMEMAAALGLMPGSPSSVSAVMPPFTPPISPSANNGNSHSTPGWPQPNVPILNLPANNIHSSRLRSSLSARDMPLEDLPEFDAQQLLNDACFSRLNSLTGNRSVRTKALTPSNLDELFSAEIASSPRFSSDQGAIFSPSHRAAILNQFQQQHSLLSPINTSVFSPRTADAQHMPVHSSLLQASRNAASPGFMSPRGAEPLSPMSTQLAMLSQWERQQQTLRSQSSRDLAPISSPIVGSPVSSSRSKWASPSGAPDWGVNGNDPGRLKGLYSSEMHGNVDEPDLSWVHSLVKESPPEKLVGTECSSSNSTIEGHDQAAVLSAWLEQMQLDQVTS, from the coding sequence ATGAACTGCCTCACTGTCGAGATCGACGAGAAGTCGTCCAACCTTCTGGAGCTCGCCGCGAATAACGACGCCGAAGCCTTCAGGCGCTCCATCGAACACGAGCCCTTTGCGATCGATGAGGTTGGCCTTTGGTACGGCCGTAGGAAAGGTTCCAATCGCATGGTCCTAGAGCATCGCACGCCTTTGATGGTTGCATCGACCTACGGAAGTGTTGATGTGCTCAAGTTCATCGTCTCCTTGCCTTCCGTTGATATCAATCGCGGCACTGATCCTGATAGAACCACAGCGCTGCACTGCGCCGCCTCTGGCGGATCCTTTGATGCCGTTGATGCCGTGAAGATTCTCCTCGCTGCCGGAGCGGATCCCACTTTGTTAGATGCTCATGGAAACCGCCCAGCCGATGTCGTTGTGGTGCCTCCCAAGTTGCCTGACGCAAAGGATGCTCTTGAACAACTTCTTGGAGGGAGCACAAATTTCATGGACGGGGAAGAAGATCACCACACTCTTCCTATTTGCGTGGCGACTGCCTCGTTGAACCCAGAATCTTCAGCGCTTTCTTTATCACCTGATGACGATGCCTCCCTATTGTCGAACTCGATTTCTTCTCCTTCCATGGCCAAGTTCCCTGAGCTTCCTCGGGTTGCCATCTCTGAGAGGAAAGAGTATCCTATCGATCCGTCACTCCCAGATATCAAGAACAGCATTTATGCCACTGATGACTTCCGGATGTTCTCATTCAAAATCCGGCCATGCTCTCGTGCTTATTCCCATGACTGGACCGAGTGCCCTTTTGTCCACCCAGGCGAGAATGCACGGCGGCGTGACCCAAGGAAGTACCACTACAGCTGCGTCCCTTGCCCGGAATTCCGGAAAGGAGCATGCCGGAGGGGAGACATGTGCGACTATGCACACGGGGTCTTTGAGTGTTGGCTTCATCCGGCCCAGTATCGAACTAGGCCCTGCAAGGATGGCACTAGCTGCGCCCGCCGGGTCTGTTTCTTTGCGCACACAAACGAGGAGCTACGACCACTTTATATGTCCACTGGCTCTGCTATGCCCTCTCCCCGTTCATCATCCTCGGCTGCAATGGAGATGGCTGCAGCTTTGGGGCTTATGCCTGGATCTCCATCTTCCGTTTCTGCTGTCATGCCACCCTTTACTCCGCCCATATCACCGTCAGCAAACAACGGAAACAGCCACTCAACCCCAGGTTGGCCTCAACCTAATGTGCCTATCCTGAATCTCCCCGCAAACAATATCCATTCAAGTAGGTTGCGCTCGTCTCTGAGTGCAAGGGATATGCCATTGGAGGACCTCCCTGAGTTTGATGCCCAGCAGCTTCTAAACGATGCATGCTTCTCTCGGTTGAACTCATTGACTGGGAACCGTTCTGTCCGAACCAAAGCACTAACTCCATCAAACCTTGATGAGCTTTTCTCTGCTGAGATCGCCTCATCTCCTAGGTTTAGCTCTGATCAAGGTGCCATTTTTTCACCTTCTCACAGGGCTGCCATACTCAATCAGTTTCAGCAGCAGCATAGTTTGCTATCACCCATTAACACAAGTGTATTCTCGCCGAGGACTGCGGATGCCCAACATATGCCTGTTCATTCTTCACTGTTACAGGCATCACGCAATGCGGCTTCTCCTGGTTTCATGTCTCCACGAGGTGCAGAGCCTCTCTCTCCGATGAGTACTCAACTTGCGATGCTTTCACAGTGGGAGAGACAACAACAGACTTTACGCAGCCAGAGCTCACGTGATCTCGCTCCGATTTCTTCTCCAATTGTTGGCTCTCCTGTTAGCTCATCAAGGTCCAAGTGGGCATCTCCCTCTGGTGCACCTGATTGGGGAGTGAACGGCAATGATCCTGGCCGTCTCAAGGGATTATACTCTTCTGAGATGCATGGAAATGTAGACGAGCCTGACTTGTCCTGGGTTCATTCACTGGTAAAAGAGTCACCACCGGAGAAGTTGGTTGGCACTGAGTGTTCAAGCTCCAATAGTACAATCGAGGGGCATGATCAAGCTGCAGTACTTAGCGCATGGCTCGAACAAATGCAACTCGATCAGGTGACATCATAA